One genomic segment of Capricornis sumatraensis isolate serow.1 chromosome 6, serow.2, whole genome shotgun sequence includes these proteins:
- the LOC138081357 gene encoding olfactory receptor 13C7-like, producing MRWMEREMNGANQTVMTEFVLLGLHDHHNLEMVLFVLCLGIYSVNVLGNALLIGLNTLDPRLHTPMYFFLSNLALMDICGTSSFVPLMLVNFLETQSTISFPGCALQMYLTLALGSTECVLLAMMACDRYVAICQPLRYSELMNRQTCVWMAALSWGAAFANSLLQSILTWSLPFCGHNIINHFFCEILAVLKLACGDISLNALLIMVASAVLTLAPLLLIFLSYVFILTAILRVPSAASRHKAFSTCSAHLTVVVIFYGTISFMYFKPRAEDLYLDKLLALFYGVVTPSLNPIIYSLRNAEVKAAAIALLRGDLLSRKIFRFPVVL from the coding sequence atgagatggatggagCGTGAGATGAATGGGGCAAACCAGACGGTCATGACAGAGTTTGTCCTGCTGGGGCTACACGACCACCACAACCTAGAGATGGTGCTGTTTGTGCTCTGCCTGGGCATCTACTCCGTGAACGTGCTGGGGAACGCCCTCCTCATCGGGCTGAACACGCTGGACCCCCGCcttcacacccccatgtacttcttcctcagcAACCTCGCCCTCATGGACATCTGTGGCACATCCTCCTTCGTGCCTCTCATGCTAGTCAACTTCCTGGAAACCCAAAGCACCATCTCCTTCCCTGGCTGTGCCCTGCAGATGTACCTGACCCTGGCACTGGGCTCCACGGAGTGCGTGCTCTTGGCCATGATGGCGTGTGACCGGTATGTGGCCATCTGCCAGCCGCTTCGCTATTCAGAGCTCATGAACCGGCAGACATGCGTGTGGATGGCGGCACTGAGCTGGGGGGCAGCCTTTGCCAACTCCCTTCTCCAATCCATTCTCACCTGGAGCCTCCCCTTCTGTGGCCACAATATCATCAACCACTTCTTCTGTGAGATCTTGGCGGTGCTGAAACTAGCCTGTGGGGACATCTCTCTCAATGCACTGCTAATAATGGTGGCTTCAGCTGTCCTGACGCTGGCCCCGCTGCTGCTCATCTTCCTGTCCTACGTGTTCATCCTCACCGCCATCCTGAGGGTGCCCTCCGCTGCCAGCCGGCACAAAGCCTTCTCTACCTGCTCTGCCCACCTCACAGTGGTGGTGATTTTCTATGGGACCATCTCCTTCATGTACTTCAAGCCCAGGGCCGAGGACCTCTACTTGGACAAGCTTCTTGCATTGTTCTATGGGGTCGTGACTCCCTCGCTGAACCCCATCATCTACAGCCTGAGGAATGCAGAGGTGAAAGCTGCTGCCATAGCTCTGCTGAGGGGAGATCTCCTCTCCAGGAAGATATTCCGCTTTCCTGTTGTTCTCTAA